The window AAAACTGGATGAAATCCTTGAGGATGAAAGCATCTTCTGGAACGATGATATCGAGATCGTGCAAACCTTCGTGATGAAATCGATCCGGCAATTTTCGGAAGAGAACGGGGAGAACCAGCGCCTGCTGCCGATGTTCAAAGATGAGGAGGACCGGCAATTTGCATTGAAACTGCTGCACGACACCATCCTCAACGAACAGAAATACAGGCAGCTGATCGAGCATCACAGCGAAAAGTGGGATTTCGACCGTATCGCATTTATGGACATGATCATCATGCAGATTGCCTTGGCCGAGATCCACACCTTCGAGACGATTCCCTCCAGCGTATCGCTCAACGAATATATCGAGATTGCCAAATCGTACAGTACACCGAAGAGCGGTACATTTATCAACGGAATTTTGGACGCAATCGTAGCCGACCTTCGAAAAAATAATATTATTTTTAAGCAGTAATTTTAAACACTCAAAACTTGATTCTTATGAATATTCTATTACAGGCAGCAGCCGGCACAGGATCGGGAATGGGCACCTCCCTGCTGATGATGGTGGCCATCATTGCCGTATTTTACTTCTTCATGATCCGTCCGCAACAGAAAAAACAGAAAGAGGTGCAACGGGCCCGTGAAGCGATGAAGGTGGGCGACAAGGTTGTAACTGCCGGAGGCATCCACGGACGCATCAAAGAGGTGGGCGACAGCTGGTTTCTGGTAGAGGTTGCCGATGGGGTTAAACTGAAATTTGAAAAGACATCGGTTTTCGCCTCCTCATCCGACGTGACTACACCGTAAAACCTGAATCGCCTGATCAATTATGGACCTTGCATCAATCAAGGATAGGTGGATCGAGAAGATACGGGACTTCTTTTCCAGATTAAACTGGAAAAACATATTCCTTTTTGTCCTGTTTCTCATCCTCTCCTTTATTTTTTGGTTGATGCTCTTTTTCCAGCGTGACATCGAGGCCACCTACAAGATTCCACTGAAATACACCCATATTCCAGATGATGAGGTGTTTGATGTTGCGCTGCCCGACGATATCGAGATACGGGTTGCCGACAAGGGGTCGGAAATTTTCCGCTATACCTTTACCCTGAAAGATTCGATCGAGATCGACATCGCCAGATACAAGGAGGAGCGGATCAAGAACCTGCAGGGGAGCGAACTGATGCAGCTTATCAGGGAGAAGTTGTCGCAAAGCACGAACCTCAAGGCCTACTATCCGGTAAATATCTCGCTGGCAACCTCCAAACTTCAAAAGAAGGAGCTGAAGGTGGTTTTCGACGGAGTCATTACAACCAGTCGCAGCAACCTGGTGGCCGACAGTGTTACCTTTTTGCCCGCAACAGTGACAGCATACGGTTCCCAGAACCAGTTGTCGGAAATCCAGTCGGCAGTAACCGAATATACCCTGATCAACAACCTGAAGGCCACATCGCAATTGAGGGTGAAGCTCATGCCGGTAAACGGCGTTAAGTTTGTCCCCGGCGAAGTTGATATCTATATCCCCGTAATGGAGTATACCGAAAGGACTTTCGAGGTTCCGGTCACAGCCAGGAATGTACCCTCCAATATCGACGTGAAGTTCTTTCCATCGCAGGTGGAGGTCTCCTTCTCGGTAACACTGGACGAATACAGGAAAATTGCTCCCGAGGATTTCGAAGTTGAACTCGATTACCTGGAGTTTTACAAAAATGGAAACGGCCGGGTCGATCTGAAACTCTCAAAAGTCCCTTCGACCGTCCGTAACGTCAAGCTGTCACCCTCATCGGTGGAGTTTCTCTTTGAAAGCAGATGAAAACGATACGATTGGGAGTTACCGGAGGTATTGGGAGCGGGAAATCGGTTGTCTGCAA of the Petrimonas mucosa genome contains:
- a CDS encoding CdaR family protein, with the translated sequence MDLASIKDRWIEKIRDFFSRLNWKNIFLFVLFLILSFIFWLMLFFQRDIEATYKIPLKYTHIPDDEVFDVALPDDIEIRVADKGSEIFRYTFTLKDSIEIDIARYKEERIKNLQGSELMQLIREKLSQSTNLKAYYPVNISLATSKLQKKELKVVFDGVITTSRSNLVADSVTFLPATVTAYGSQNQLSEIQSAVTEYTLINNLKATSQLRVKLMPVNGVKFVPGEVDIYIPVMEYTERTFEVPVTARNVPSNIDVKFFPSQVEVSFSVTLDEYRKIAPEDFEVELDYLEFYKNGNGRVDLKLSKVPSTVRNVKLSPSSVEFLFESR
- the yajC gene encoding preprotein translocase subunit YajC, which translates into the protein MNILLQAAAGTGSGMGTSLLMMVAIIAVFYFFMIRPQQKKQKEVQRAREAMKVGDKVVTAGGIHGRIKEVGDSWFLVEVADGVKLKFEKTSVFASSSDVTTP